Proteins from a single region of Macrotis lagotis isolate mMagLag1 chromosome 2, bilby.v1.9.chrom.fasta, whole genome shotgun sequence:
- the KRT4 gene encoding keratin, type II cytoskeletal 4, with product MIVRPQSIRGSPRGFSSGSAVVGGSRRAAFSSASISGGGGRCSSNGGFGSKSLYNFGRNKSVSMAGCRQGAGFGFGAGGFGAGGFGAGGFGAGGFGGAFSGQGGNNFPACPAGGIQEVTINQSLLTPLHLEIDPEIQKVRSEEREQIKTLNNKFASFIDKVRFLEQQNKVLETKWNLLQQQTTTTSSKNLEPYFETYVNCLRKQLDTLLNDKSRLQSELKAMQDSVEDFKNKYEEEINKRTTAENDFVVLKKDVDGAYMNKVELQAKVDSLNDEINFMKVLYEMELSQMQTHVSDTSVVLSMDNNRSLDLNSIINDIQLQYEDIVQKSKAEAQNLYQKKVQQLQISADLHGDNLKSTKSEISELNRMIQRLRAEIENVKKQCQTLQTSVADAEQRGELALKDALSKQNELEGALRKAKEELTRQLRDYQDLMNVKLALDLEIATYRKLLEGEECRMSGECQSAISISVVGGSVSSGALGGGFGGHSGLGLGSGFGSGSGFGISGGGTSTKIVSSTSLSKRTSR from the exons ATGATTGTCAGACCTCAAAGCATCAGAGGCAGCCCTCGGGGCTTCAGCAGTGGGTCAGCAGTGGTGGGTGGCAGCAGACGGGCTGCCTTCAGTTCTGCCTCCATCTCTGGGGGTGGAGGCCGCTGCTCCTCTAATGGAGGCTTTGGCAGTAAAAGTCTCTATAACTTTGGGAGGAACAAGAGTGTCAGCATGGCAGGATGCCGGCAAGGGGCTGGCTTTGGATTCGGTGCTGGAGGCTTTGGTGCTGGAGGCTTTGGTGCTGGAGGCTTTGGTGCTGGAGGCTTTGGTGGGGCATTTAGTGGTCAAGGGGGAAACAACTTTCCTGCATGCCCTGCTGGAGGGATCCAAGAAGTAACCATTAATCAAAGTCTGCTGACCCCACTTCATCTGGAGATTGATCCAGAGATCCAGAAAGTACGGTCAGAAGAGAGGGAGCAGATCAAGACCCTCAACAACAAGTTTGCCTCCTTCATTGACAAG GTGAGGTTCCTGGAACAGCAAAACAAAGTCTTGGAGACCAAGTGGAATCTCCTGCAACAGCAGACAACCACCACATCTAGCAAAAACCTAGAACCTTACTTTGAGACCTATGTCAACTGTCTGAGGAAGCAGCTGGACACCTTGCTCAATGATAAGAGTCGCTTGCAGTCTGAGTTGAAGGCTATGCAGGACAGTGTGGAAGACTTCAAGAATAA ATATGAAGAAGAGATCAACAAGCGTACAACTGCTGAGAATGACTTTGTGGTCCTCAAGAAG GATGTAGATGGTGCCTACATGAACAAAGTGGAGCTACAGGCCAAGGTGGATTCCCTAAATGATGAGATTAACTTCATGAAGGTCCTTTATGAAATG GAACTGTCCCAGATGCAGACTCATGTCAGTGACACTTCTGTGGTCCTCTCCATGGACAATAACCGATCTCTGGACCTGAACAGCATCATCAATGATATTCAGCTACAGTATGAGGATATTGTTCAGAAGAGCAAGGCAGAGGCTCAAAATCTGTACCAGAAAAAG GTCCAGCAACTGCAGATTTCTGCTGACCTTCATGGTGATAACCTGAAGAGTACAAAGAGTGAGATCTCTGAGCTCAACAGGATGATCCAGAGGCTTCGGGCTGAGATCGAGAATGTCAAGAAACAG TGCCAAACTCTGCAGACATCGGTGGCTGATGCTGAACAGCGTGGGGAGCTGGCCCTGAAGGATGCCCTCAGCAAACAAAATGAGCTAGAGGGTGCTCTACGGAAGGCCAAGGAGGAGCTGACCCGGCAATTGCGAGACTATCAAGACCTGATGAACGTCAAACTGGCCCTAGACCTTGAGATTGCCACTTACAGGAAGCTTTTGGAAGGAGAAGAGTGCAG GATGTCTGGAGAATGCCAGAGTGCTATAAGCATCT CTGTGGTTGGTGGCAGCGTCAGCTCTGGAGCTCTCGGCGGAGGCTTTGGAGGCCACTCTGGGCTTGGACTTGGCAGTGGTTTCGGCAGCGGAAGCGGCTTTGGGATTAGTGGAGGCGGCACCAGCACAAAGATCGTCTCCTCCACCAGCCTGTCCAAGAGAACCAGCCGATAA